Proteins encoded in a region of the Larimichthys crocea isolate SSNF chromosome XVI, L_crocea_2.0, whole genome shotgun sequence genome:
- the LOC104920718 gene encoding alpha-1,6-mannosylglycoprotein 6-beta-N-acetylglucosaminyltransferase B — protein sequence MHVALRPRSGCLVLCLCLSVFTLLLQSLWVPLEMTRDEPAGRSPEEQGQRGLGFRRLALRLEALSTQVQRLSRERDNTQLTRDDLSLLLQSFRHNQQGLARLVERELKRVSQRLDQLSRQHHHQSDTPPSHDEHRLHTGPSEKCEVPIDPAYPVCAEKVEFLRARWQSDPCYSFYGVDGTTCSILTYLSQIEDFCPPRLGRNHSALPWHEKPHPYTEKAEIRTTLSPLYEVISNSSGPAINFIRSRVERMSERWIQAGLRMRQRSNKTVSTLMRVLLYPGALAGSVGQHFESMVETGGPLGELVQWADLSACLTILGHKLTFSTSQQQLQSLIGAAPGQGSCPIQRPLTFDLIYTDYHGLAHLQGTMGLAFLHYKCRFRILDSFGTEPAFNLGSYARTHGYKTLWGSWGLQPLQYMTMFPHTPDNSFLGFVSEEAVKQEAREEELEADTYRKDRIAVVYGKQDYMWQGKSDYVEVISEVLETHATVYQTPGRASNLPGFIRNHGLLTQERFLRLLRRAKVFVGLGFPYEGPAPIEAIALGCVFLQPRFDPPHSSDNNNFYKGKPTTRQISSQHPYAETFMGKPHVWTVDVTNKTDVREAVRAILQDEVKPFTPREFRCEGMLERVHAYVTHQNFCSNSIPTWPPESALRVHLGPLGQSCVSVCRRASLVCEPALFHHLNSPAVFTRLKIGCSSIGQEENHLFPSYNPWGRHCGLQQEPLLFSCAGSDPSRRRLCPCRAHLPGQVALCPDCI from the exons ATGCATGTTGCACTACGGCCACGCAG TGGTTGCCTGGTGCTTtgtctgtgcctgtctgtgttcACCCTGCTGCTACAGAGCCTCTGGGTGCCACTTGAGATGACCAGGGATGAACCTGCTGGGAGGTCACCTGAGGAACAAG GTCAGCGTGGTCTTGGCTTTCGTAGGCTGGCTCTTCGCTTGGAGGCTTTGAGTACTCAGGTGCAGAGGCTGAGCAGAGAGCGAGATAACACCCAGCTGACCAGAGATGATCTCAGTCTGTTACTGCAGAG CTTTAGACACAACCAGCAGGGCTTGGCCCGCTTGGTAGAGCGGGAGCTGAAGAGAGTGTCTCAGAGGCTTGACCAGCTCAGCCgtcagcatcatcatcagtctGACACACCGCCATCACATGATGAACACAGACTACACACAG GGCCCAGTGAGAAGTGTGAGGTGCCAATTGATCCTGCGTATCCGGTGTGTGCGGAGAAAGTGGAG TTTCTACGGGCCCGTTGGCAGTCAGACCCCTGTTACAGCTTTTATGGGGTGGATGGTACCACCTGCTCCATATTGACTTACCTTAGCCAAATAGAGGACTTTTGTCCCCCTCGTCTTGGAAGAAACCACTCTGCCCTGCCGTGGCATGAAAAACCACATCCTTATACAGAGAAG GCTGAGATACGTACAACTCTGAGCCCGCTGTATGAGGTCATCAGCAACAGCAGCGGCCCTGCAATAAACTTCATTCGGTCCAGAGTGGAAAGGATGTCTGAACGGTGGATACAGGCTGGTTTGAGGATGAGGCAGAGGAGCAACAAGACAGTCTCAACCCTGATGagg GTGCTGCTTTATCCTGGTGCCCTAGCTGGGAGCGTTGGCCAGCATTTTGAATCTATGGTGGAGACAGGGGGTCCTCTGGGGGAGCTGGTCCAGTGGGCTGACCTCAGTGCCTGTCTGACAATCCTGGGCCACAAGCTAACCTTTAGTACCTCACAGCAGCAACTCCAAAG CCTGATAGGTGCTGCTCCAGGCCAAGGCAGTTGTCCAATCCAGAGgcccctgacctttgacctcatcTATACTGACTACCATGGCCTTGCTCACCTTCAAGGCACCATGGGACTGGCTTTTCTGCACTACAA GTGTCGCTTCAGGATCCTAGACTCTTTTGGCACTGAACCAGCCTTTAACTTGGGGAGTTATGCACGTACGCATGGATATAAAACACTGTGGGGCAGCTGGGGTCTGCAACCTCTGCAGTACATGACCATGTTCC CTCATACGCCTGATAACTCCTTCCTGGGCTTTGTGAGTGAGGAGGCAGTGAAGCAGGAGGCGAGGGAGGAAGAGCTGGAGGCGGACACCTACAGGAAAGACAGGATAGCAGTCGTCTATGGAAAACAGGACTACATGTGGCAG GGTAAATCTGACTATGTGGAAGTGATCAGTGAAGTGCTGGAGACCCATGCGACAGTGTACCAGACTCCAGGACGCGCCTCAAATCTCCCTGGCTTCATCAGAAACCACGGCTTGCTGACTCAGGAACGCTTCCTACGACTTCTCCGCAGAGCCAAG GTGTTTGTTGGCCTTGGGTTCCCCTATGAAGGTCCAGCTCCCATTGAAGCAATAGCTCTGGGTTGTGTGTTCCTTCAGCCACGATTTGACCCACCACACTCATCAGACAATAATAATTTCTATAAAGGCAAGCCCACTACGAGACAG ATCTCCTCCCAGCATCCATATGCTGAAACATTCATGGGCAAACCCCACGTGTGGACTGTAGATGTGACCAACAAGACTGATGTACGGGAGGCAGTCAGAGCTATTCTACAAGACGAG gtgaaGCCTTTCACTCCCCGAGAGTTCAGGTGTGAGGGAATGCTGGAGAGGGTTCATGCTTACGTCACTCATCAG AATTTTTGCAGTAACTCCATCCCTACTTGGCCACCAGAAAGTGCTTTAAGGGTGCACCTGGGTCCCCTGGGTCAGtcatgtgtaagtgtgtgtcgACGGGCCTCCCTAGTGTGTGAGCCTGCTCTGTTTCACCACCTAAACAGTCCTGCTGTGTTCACAAG ACTCAAGATAGGCTGCTCCAGCATAGGGCAGGAAGAGAACCACTTGTTTCCTTCCTACAACCCGTGGGGTCGACACTGTGGCCTTCAGCAGGAGCCTCTGCTGTTCAGTTGCGCCGGCTCTGACCCTTCTCGCCGCAGACTGTGCCCCTGCAGAGCTCACTTACCTGGACAGGTGGCACTGTGCCCTGACTGCATCTAA
- the tbc1d24 gene encoding TBC1 domain family member 24, with amino-acid sequence MAEEEYGSFVDWNKMGDLAKSSGPTKVDCKDLKEFKQMARQGYWAKNHKLRAQVYQQLIKAIPCRTVTPDAEVYRDIMGNAATKKPSSHIPLPDFVDGSPVPRYCLKTEAVASAHQIINCVAGQFPDISHCPSLPALTSLLLHFSNDEAQCFEHVSRILACNEPGKRLLDQTFLAYESSCMTFGDLANKYCTAAHKLIVATAQDVLEVYSDWQRWVLGDLPFSHIVRILDVYLVEGYKVLYRVAIALLKFYRKHKAGGQASPGGQQQQDSGKVRADIQAFIKGIASTVTPEKLLEKAFSIRLFSRKEITLLQLTNEKSLQQKGITVKQKRRNVQLALNPDTFSSEIVSSKEMRDIWSWIPERFALCQPQLLFTTSTHGCSLNRFYQHCEGYEPTLLLIRTTDGDVCGAFLTTDWEERKRGGNKVSFFGTGECFVFRLKPEIERYEWVVIRHPELASSIKTQELEDTASSEGQNADNNSLEQPEKPAGDLSPFLSARHFNLNSKNTSMFMAGNFDSIIVGGGEGNALYIDSELNHGRTGRCATFDNPPLCAETFQVSVLEVWGFQDAMAS; translated from the exons ATGGCTGAAGAAGAATATGGCAGCTTTGTGGACTGGAACAAGATGGGGGATCTGGCCAAAAGCAGCGGGCCCACCAAGGTAGACTGTAAAGACCTGAAAGAGTTCAAACAGATGGCTCGGCAGGGTTACTGGGCCAAAAACCACAAACTACGGGCACAAGTCTACCAGCAGCTCATCAAAGCCATTCCCTGTCGTACCGTTACCCCAGATGCAGAAGTGTACCGTGACATAATGGGAAATGCAGCCACCAAGAAGCCCTCCTCCCACATCCCACTACCAGATTTTGTGGATGGAAGTCCAGTCCCACGGTACTGCCTGAAAACAGAGGCAGTAGCATCGGCCCATCAGATTATCAACTGCGTGGCTGGACAGTTTCCAGACATCTCCCACTGCCCGTCACTACCAGCTCTTACTTCGTTGCTCCTGCACTTCAGCAACGATGAAGCTCAGTGTTTTGAACACGTCAGCCGCATACTGGCCTGTAACGAGCCAGGCAAACGACTACTGGACCAGACTTTTCTGGCCTATGAGTCTAGCTGTATGACTTTCGGTGACCTGGCCAACAAGTACTGCACAGCCGCCCACAAACTGATTGTGGCCACAGCCCAGGATGTGCTTGAGGTCTACTCAGACTGGCAGCGCTGGGTGTTGGGTGACCTGCCTTTCAGCCACATTGTTAGGATCCTGGATGTCTACCTAGTAGAGGGCTACAAGGTTCTCTACCGTGTGGCTATAGCCTTGCTCAAGTTCTACCGCAAGCATAAAGCAGGAGGCCAGGCAAGCCCGGGCGgccaacagcagcaggattCAGGCAAAGTTAGGGCAGACATTCAAGCTTTCATCAAGGGCATCGCCTCCACCGTCACGCCCGAGAAGCTGCTAGAGAAGGCCTTCTCCATCCGCCTGTTTAGCCGAAAGGAGATCACCCTGCTGCAGCTCACAAATGAAAAGTCCCTACAGCAGAAAGGAATCACTGTCAAACAGAAGCG GCGCAACGTGCAGCTGGCTCTTAACCCTGACACCTTCTCCTCTGAGATTGTCAGCTCCAAGGAGATGCGGGACATCTGGTCGTGGATCCCTGAGCGCTTCGCACTGTGCCAACCACAGCTCCTCTTCACCACTTCTACCCACGGTTGCAGCCTGAACAG ATTCTACCAACACTGTGAAGGCTACGAGCCCACTCTGCTCCTCATCCGGACCACAGATGGCGAT gTGTGTGGAGCTTTCTTGACCACAGATTGGGAGGAGCGGAAGAGAGGAGGCAACAAAGTGAGCTTCTTTGGCACCGGGGAGTGTTTTGTCTTCAGG CTGAAACCAGAGATTGAGCGCTATGAGTGGGTGGTGATCCGCCACCCTGAGTTAGCCTCCTCTATCAAGACTCAGGAACTGGAAGATACAGCCTCCTCTGAGGGCCAGAACGCAGACAACAATAGCTTAGAGCAGCCAGAGAAACCTGCTGGAGATCTGTCGCCTTTCCTATCCGCCCGCCACTTCAACCTCAACTCCAAGAATACTTCAATGTTCATGGCTGGCAACTTTGACTCCATTATAGTGG GGGGAGGTGAAGGCAACGCTCTCTACATTGACTCTGAGCTCAACCATGGGCGCACTGGCAGGTGTGCCACCTTTGACAACCCGCCCCTGTGTGCTGAGACCTTCCAGGTTTCAGTGCTAGAAGTGTGGGGCTTCCAGGATGCCATGGCTTCAtaa
- the atp6v0cb gene encoding ATPase H+ transporting V0 subunit cb, translating to MSSESPEYSPFFAVMGASAAMVFSALGAAYGTAKSGTGIAAMSVMRPELIMKSIIPVVMAGIIAIYGLVVAVLIANNISEKVSLYKSFLHLGAGLSVGLSGLAAGFAIGIVGDAGVRGTAQQPRLFVGMILILIFAEVLGLYGLIVALILSTK from the exons ATGTCGTCCGAAAGCCCCGAGTACTCCCCGTTCTTCGCAGTGATGGGTGCCTCTGCGGCGATGGTGTTCAGCG CCTTGGGAGCAGCCTATGGCACGGCTAAGAGCGGTACAGGGATCGCCGCCATGTCCGTGATGAGGCCGGAGCTCATCATGAAGTCCATCATCCCTGTGGTCATGGCGGGTATTATAGCCATCTACGGCCTGGTAGTAGCAGTGCTGATTGCCAACAACATCTCAGAGAAAGTCAGCCTCTACAA GAGTTTCCTCCATCTGGGAGCCGGTCTTAGTGTGGGCCTGAGTGGGCTGGCGGCAGGCTTCGCTATTGGCATCGTGGGCGACGCAGGCGTGAGGGGCACAGCTCAACAGCCGAGGCTTTTTGTGGGCATGATCCTCATTTTGATTTTCGCTGAGGTCTTGGGTCTCTACGGACTCATTGTCGCCCTCATTCTCTCCACGAAATAA
- the nubp2 gene encoding cytosolic Fe-S cluster assembly factor nubp2, whose amino-acid sequence MEQNNDGSLSQVRHVVLVLSGKGGVGKSTITTELALALRHAGKKVGILDVDLCGPSIPRMLCVGRPDVHQCDSGWVPVYTDAQKSLALMSIGFLLEDPDEAVVWRGPKKNAMIGQFVSDVAWGELDVLLVDTPPGTSDEHLSVLENLKKHRVDGAILVTTPQAVSTGDVRREITFCKKTGVRILGIVENMSGFVCPHCSECSNIFSKGGGEELAKLTGSMFLGSVPLDPLLSKSIEEGRDFTESFPDSATFSAISSICQTLLNSLETA is encoded by the exons ATGGAGCAGAATAACG ACGGGAGCTTGTCCCAGGTCCGGCATGTTGTGTTGGTCCTGTCCGGGAAAGGAGGTGTGGGCAAGAGCACCATCACCACAGAGTTAGCGCTGGCTCTCAGGCATGCCGGCAAGAAG GTTGGCATCCTGGATGTAGATTTGTGTGGGCCCAGTATCCCCCGCATGCTGTGCGTCGGCCGGCCTGATGTGCACCAGTGTGATTCAGGATGGGTGCCCGTCTACACCGATGCCCAGAAGAGCCTGGCCCTGATGTCCATCGGCTTCCTGCTAGAGGATCCAGATGAAGCAGTGGTGTGGAGGGGGCCCAAGAAAAACG CTATGATTGGCCAGTTTGTGTCAGATGTAGCATGGGGGGAGCTCGATGTCCTGCTGGTGGACACACCGCCGGGGACGTCCGATGAACATTTGTCAGTACTGGAGAATCtcaaaaaacacagagtggaTGGTGCCATTTTGGTCACTACACCTCAG GCAGTGTCAACAGGGGACGTGAGGAGAGAGATCACCTTCTGTAAGAAGACAGGAGTACGGATCCTGGGCATCGTAGAGAACATGAGCGGCTTCGTTTGTCCACACTGCTCG GAGTGCAGCAATATATTCTCAAAAGGTGGTGGTGAAGAGTTAGCCAAGCTGACTGGATCAATGTTCCTAG GCTCTGTGCCCTTGGATCCTCTGCTCAGCAAGAGTATAGAAGAAGGCAGAGACTTCACAGAGTCATTTCCCGACAGTGCCACCTTCAGTGCCATCAGCAGTATATGTCAGACTCTGCTGAACAGCCTCGAAACTGCTTAA
- the spsb3b gene encoding SPRY domain-containing SOCS box protein 3 isoform X1, whose product MSHCKTVYRKTTVRAAMLRRGRNGRVRHLAWSETRQETDAMAVIQTSDREEWEGQTTTQISDLDSEVDYLQSSQNESEVVALPSTVPVVGESFCQCDRQEELRPGFSVSSDCLCGEEDQGFDWEWDDHFKSSGAFLSCDNRKVSFHTDYSCGTAAIRGTKELADGQHFWEIKMTSPVYGTDMMVGIGTSEVNLEKFKYSFGSLLGHDEDSWGLSYTGHLQHKGDKVKFSSRFGQGSIIGVHLDTWHGTLTFYKNRHCIGVAATRLQNKKFYPMVCSTAAKSSMKVIRACYTPTSLQYLCCTRLRQMLPSCPDVPNAVELPPGLRTFLHTQLGWVFNLSSGPEASEQHSDSCEDFQEKMSLPLNRSTSPIPIPIPSPVSSLSACASPSPCTSPLPDTYQCSCRMSPQTQPCTCHCPPTPPSSDYDSCCSEPEDYQCKRCRWT is encoded by the exons ATGAGCCATTGCAAGACAGTATATAGGAAGACTACAGTAAG AGCTGCCATGCTGAGAAGAGGCAGGAACGGCCGGGTTCGGCATTTGGCCTGGAGCGAAACACGACAGGAGACAGATGCCATGGCGGTGATCCAGACATCAGACAGGGAGGAATGGGAAGGACAGACGACGACACAG ATCAGCGACCTGGACTCTGAAGTGGATTACCTGCAGAGTTCTCAGAATGAATCTGAGGTGGTGGCCTTGCCCAGTACTGTGCCGGTGGTAGGGGAGTCTTTCTGCCAGTGCGACCGGCAGGAGGAGCTCAGGCCAGGCTTCAGTGTGTCCAGTGACTGCCTCTGTGGGGAAGAGGATCAGG GTTTTGACTGGGAGTGGGATGATCACTTCAAGTCTTCCGGTGCTTTCCTCAGCTGTGATAACAGGAAAGTGAGCTTTCACACAGACTACAGCTGCGGCACAGCAGCCATCCGCGGCACCAAGGAGCTCGCAGATGGCCAGCACTTCTGGGAAATCAAGATGACCTCTCCTGTCTATGGAACAGATATG ATGGTGGGAATTGGAACCTCGGAGGTGAACCTGGAGAAGTTCAAATACAGCTTTGGCAGCCTGCTGGGCCACGATGAAGACAGTTGGGGGCTCTCCTACACAG GTCACCTCCAGCACAAAGGGGACAAAGTGAAGTTCTCCTCTAGGTTTGGCCAAGGCTCCATCATCGGAGTGCATTTGGACACTTGGCACGGTACCCTGACCTTCTACAAGAATCGGCACTGCATAG GTGTCGCTGCCACTCGGCTGCAGAACAAGAAGTTCTACCCAATGGTGTGTTCCACAGCAGCCAAAAGCAGTATGAAGGTGATCCGTGCCTGCTATACACCCACCTCCCTGCAGTATCTTTGCTGCACCCGGCTCCGACAAATGTTGCCCTCCTGCCCAGACGTACCTAACGCTGTGGAGTTGCCCCCAGGCCTGCGCACCTTCCTCCACACACAACTAGGCTGGGTCTTCAACCTCAGCAGTGGCCCTGAAGCCTCGGAGCAGCACAGTGACTCGTGTGAGGATTTCCAAGAGAAGATGAGTCTGCCTTTGAACCGCAGCACCAGCCCCATCCCCATCCCCATCCCAAGCCCAGTATCCAGCCTGAGTGCCTGCGCCTCCCCGAGCCCCTGCACCAGTCCACTTCCTGACACATACCAGTGCAGCTGTCGAATGTCACCTCAAACTCAACCCTGCACTTGCCACTGCCCTCCAACTCCTCCCAGCAGTGACTATGATAGCTGCTGCTCCGAGCCAGAGGATTATCAGTGCAAAAGATGCCGCTGGACAtga
- the spsb3b gene encoding SPRY domain-containing SOCS box protein 3 isoform X2, which translates to MLRRGRNGRVRHLAWSETRQETDAMAVIQTSDREEWEGQTTTQISDLDSEVDYLQSSQNESEVVALPSTVPVVGESFCQCDRQEELRPGFSVSSDCLCGEEDQGFDWEWDDHFKSSGAFLSCDNRKVSFHTDYSCGTAAIRGTKELADGQHFWEIKMTSPVYGTDMMVGIGTSEVNLEKFKYSFGSLLGHDEDSWGLSYTGHLQHKGDKVKFSSRFGQGSIIGVHLDTWHGTLTFYKNRHCIGVAATRLQNKKFYPMVCSTAAKSSMKVIRACYTPTSLQYLCCTRLRQMLPSCPDVPNAVELPPGLRTFLHTQLGWVFNLSSGPEASEQHSDSCEDFQEKMSLPLNRSTSPIPIPIPSPVSSLSACASPSPCTSPLPDTYQCSCRMSPQTQPCTCHCPPTPPSSDYDSCCSEPEDYQCKRCRWT; encoded by the exons ATGCTGAGAAGAGGCAGGAACGGCCGGGTTCGGCATTTGGCCTGGAGCGAAACACGACAGGAGACAGATGCCATGGCGGTGATCCAGACATCAGACAGGGAGGAATGGGAAGGACAGACGACGACACAG ATCAGCGACCTGGACTCTGAAGTGGATTACCTGCAGAGTTCTCAGAATGAATCTGAGGTGGTGGCCTTGCCCAGTACTGTGCCGGTGGTAGGGGAGTCTTTCTGCCAGTGCGACCGGCAGGAGGAGCTCAGGCCAGGCTTCAGTGTGTCCAGTGACTGCCTCTGTGGGGAAGAGGATCAGG GTTTTGACTGGGAGTGGGATGATCACTTCAAGTCTTCCGGTGCTTTCCTCAGCTGTGATAACAGGAAAGTGAGCTTTCACACAGACTACAGCTGCGGCACAGCAGCCATCCGCGGCACCAAGGAGCTCGCAGATGGCCAGCACTTCTGGGAAATCAAGATGACCTCTCCTGTCTATGGAACAGATATG ATGGTGGGAATTGGAACCTCGGAGGTGAACCTGGAGAAGTTCAAATACAGCTTTGGCAGCCTGCTGGGCCACGATGAAGACAGTTGGGGGCTCTCCTACACAG GTCACCTCCAGCACAAAGGGGACAAAGTGAAGTTCTCCTCTAGGTTTGGCCAAGGCTCCATCATCGGAGTGCATTTGGACACTTGGCACGGTACCCTGACCTTCTACAAGAATCGGCACTGCATAG GTGTCGCTGCCACTCGGCTGCAGAACAAGAAGTTCTACCCAATGGTGTGTTCCACAGCAGCCAAAAGCAGTATGAAGGTGATCCGTGCCTGCTATACACCCACCTCCCTGCAGTATCTTTGCTGCACCCGGCTCCGACAAATGTTGCCCTCCTGCCCAGACGTACCTAACGCTGTGGAGTTGCCCCCAGGCCTGCGCACCTTCCTCCACACACAACTAGGCTGGGTCTTCAACCTCAGCAGTGGCCCTGAAGCCTCGGAGCAGCACAGTGACTCGTGTGAGGATTTCCAAGAGAAGATGAGTCTGCCTTTGAACCGCAGCACCAGCCCCATCCCCATCCCCATCCCAAGCCCAGTATCCAGCCTGAGTGCCTGCGCCTCCCCGAGCCCCTGCACCAGTCCACTTCCTGACACATACCAGTGCAGCTGTCGAATGTCACCTCAAACTCAACCCTGCACTTGCCACTGCCCTCCAACTCCTCCCAGCAGTGACTATGATAGCTGCTGCTCCGAGCCAGAGGATTATCAGTGCAAAAGATGCCGCTGGACAtga